In Paenibacillus dendritiformis, the DNA window AAAAGGTATGGACCGACTGCGTCCACTGCAAAAAGCGGCACTGCTGCGATGAAATAGCGGTTCTGAAAATGTTGAATTGAAATGGCGGATGTGAACAGCATTCCGAGCGGCAAGCCTTGCAATTGAACAAAGATCAATGCACGCCCAAAGTACCGAACTGACTTGACAATCATCTTGTCCGTTTGGTATTTTTGTAGTGACGGTTAGCACTCGACGATGATGAGTGCTAACGGATATCCTACTACATCTAAGGAGGGATGCGCATGTTGACGGAACGCCAGCGTATGATTTTGAATGCCATCATTGATGATTATATCCGTTCTGCGGAGCCTGTCGGATCTCGCAGCATTTCGAAGCGGGGCGACGTGAATTTCAGCCCGGCGACGATTCGCAACGAGATGGCCGATCTGGAAGAGCTCGGTTATCTGGAGCAGCCGCATACGTCAGCAGGGCGCATTCCATCTCATAAAGGGTACCGTTATTATGTCGATCATCTCGTTCGCCTTGATCGTCTCTCCGGCGAAGACATCATTCGGTTGAAATCCGCCTTCGCGGAGAAGATAACAGCAATGGAAGAGATTGTGCAGCATACGGCATCGATTTTGTCTCAATTGACCAATTATACGTCAATCGCGCTGGGGCCGGAAGTTTTCGACGCCTCGCTTCGTCATTTTCAGCTTCTGCCGCTGAACGAGAATACGGCGGTCGCGATTGTCGTGACAAGTACAGGCCATGTCGAGAACAAGACGGTCACGCTCCCCGAGGGCGTCTCCGCCTCCGAACTGGAGACGGTGGTCAACCTGCTGAACGCGAAGCTTGTCGGCGTTCCTCTATATAAGCTGCGCTCGCGGCTGTATACCGAGATTGGGCAGGAGATAAGCCAATATGTGTCGCATGTCCAGGAACTGATGGCGCTCGTGGAAGGCATCCTGGCCGACAATAGCGACCATCGGCAAGTCTACTTGAGCGGGGCGACCAACATGCTGGCTCAGCCGGAATTCCAGGATGTCGACAAGATCAAGACGATCTGGGAGCTGCTCGAGGAGACGCCGGCCTTGATCAAGGTCGTGGGCTCCGCCCCTTCCGGCATCCAAGTCCGCATCGGCCAAGAGAACGCGCATGCCGCCATTACGAACTGCAGCATGATTACCGCAACCTATTCGGTCGATGGACAGACGCTGGGTACGGTGGGCATCCTGGGGCCGACGCGGATGGAGTATGCGAAGGTCATTACGCTGTTGAACCACCTGTCCGGCCAAATGGCGGTATTCATGCAACAATGGTATAAATAATCGGGAGGGGGCGGCTTGTGACTCAAGGACAAGGACAAGTACAGGAGACCGACGAGCGCTATGCGACGCTCCTGAATAATGCCCATGCCGTCCGGGCGCTCGCCGCGGCTGTCGAGGGCACGCTTGGCCCGAAGGGGCTGGACGTCATGCTGGTCGGCGCGAATGGCGACGTTGTCATTACCAATGACGGCGTCACCATTTTGGAGAAAATGGATGTGAGCCATCCGGCAGCCCGGCTGCTCATCCAGGTGGCGCGCGCCCAGCAGAGCGAGGTTGGTGACGGCACGACGACGGCGACGGTATTGGCCGGCGCGCTGGTGCAGGAAGGCGTCGCCCAGGTGACGAGAGGCGTCCCCGCGGCGAAGGTCGTGACCGGGATGCTTGAAGGCATCCGCGTCGCGGCCGACCGGCTGGCGGAACGCGCGCTTCGGCTGGGCGGCTGGGACGACCCGAAGCTGCACCGGGCGGTACATATCGCGGGCCGCGAGCAGAGCGACATCGTCCGCCTCGTCCTGGAAGCGGGACAGGCGGTGGGCTGGGATCAGCTTCAGAATCCGGCCTATCGGCTCGCCGAGCAGATAGTCGCGCATGAGAAGGCGAGCAATGAATGGTTCCACGGCGTGCTCCTGAAGCAGAAGCCGCTGCAGCGGGATTGGCTGCCGGAACGCACAGCCTGCCGTGTCCTCATCCTTCAGGATGCGCTCGAACCGGACACGCTCGACGAACAGCTGCTGACGACCGAAGCCGGCTTCCAGCAGTATATGGCTCACCGCTCGGCATTCATGGAGCGGCTTCAGCGTCTTCATGAGCTGGGGGTCGGCTTCCTCGTGCTGGAGCGGGGGCTTCATCCGGAAGCGGAGCAATTTTGTCTCGACCATGATATGATGGTCGTGCAGCGGGTCAGCCGCGAAGATATCATGCGGGTCTGCCGCCTTACGGGCGGGAAACCGTTGAAGCGCGCCGCCCTGGCCAAGGATGCGGCGGTGCTGGAGCCGCTGCTCGGCCGCACCGCCTGCGTGCGCTACGATGAGCGCCTGGAGCGCGTGCGGCTGTACGCCCCGCAGACGGCGCCCAGCTCTGCGGGATCGCCCGGTTCGCCGGAGCAGGCGGGCATGCGCTCCACGCAGGTGACGCTCATCGTGGGAGCGAGCACGCGCGAGGTCGTGGGCGAGCGGGCGCGCATCGCCCAGGATGCCGCCGCGGCGCTGCAAGCCGCGATCCAGAGCGGCGTCCTGCCGGGCGGCGGCACGACCGAGCTGGCGCTCTCTTACATGCTGGAGCGCTACCGGGAGACCGTCCGCGGCATGGAAGCGTTCGGCGTAGCCGCGGTGGCGCAGGCGCTGCGCAAGCCAATGGCCCAGATTGTGCTGAACGCCGGCTTCAATCCGCTGGAGAAGCTGGAGGAAGCGCGGGCGGCGCAGACGGCGTCGGCGTCCGATGCCATCGGCATTGACTGTGACAGCGGAGCGCTGCTGGACTATGTCGAGGCCGGCATCGTCGACCCGGCCGCCGTGAAGCTTCATGCGCTCCGGGCGGCAGGCGAAGTGGCCGCCGCCGTGCTGCGGATTCACACGGTCATTAAGATGAAGCCGGAAGCGTAAGGCTCCGGCTTCCCGGAGCAGGATAATAGAAGGATTGACTACATAAGGGAGGTGCAAGGATTGAACCCGGAACAAGAAGAGAAGATGGACAGGAATGAACAGATGGACTCGGAGGCTGTGGAAGCGGCCGACGTTGAACATATGCAGGAGGGCGAGGCGACATCCGAAGCAGAAGGCAAGGCAGCGGAGGAAGCGCAGGAAGAGCCTGCAGAGCTGAAGGAGGCCCGAGCGCAAGCGGAGGAGCTTCAGCAGCGGCTGCTGCGTGCCCAGGCGGATTTCGATAATTTCCGCCGCCGCACGATGAAGGAGAAGGAAGAACTGGCTCAGTACGCATCGTCCAAGCTGGTGACCCAGCTGCTGCCGGTGCTCGACAACTTCGAGCGCGCCTTGGCCGCAGCCCAGACGGGCAGCGAAGAGCAATCGTTCGTCAAAGGCGTGGACATGATCTTCCGCCAATTCATGCAGGTGCTGGAGCAGGAAGGCGTGAAGGCGATGAACGCCGTGGGCGAGCCGTTCAACCCGGAATTCCATCAGGCGATTATGCAGGTGGAGTCGGAAGAGCATGAGGAAGGCATTGTCGTGGAAGAAGTCCAGAAGGGCTATATGCTCAAGGATCGGGTGCTTCGCCCGGCGATGGTCAAGGTAAGCGGCTAAGAGATGGCGTTCACATGCTATCCGCTTGGTTAATATGAAATAGATTGAGAGCCAGTTGAGGAGGTTACATTTGCAATGAGTAAAGTTATCGGTATTGACTTGGGAACGACCAACTCTTGTGTTGCGGTAATGGAGGGCGGCGAAGCCGTCGTCATCCCGAATCCGGAAGGCGCCCGCACAACCCCTTCGGTTGTCGGCTTCAAAAAAGACGGGGAGCGCA includes these proteins:
- the hrcA gene encoding heat-inducible transcriptional repressor HrcA, whose product is MLTERQRMILNAIIDDYIRSAEPVGSRSISKRGDVNFSPATIRNEMADLEELGYLEQPHTSAGRIPSHKGYRYYVDHLVRLDRLSGEDIIRLKSAFAEKITAMEEIVQHTASILSQLTNYTSIALGPEVFDASLRHFQLLPLNENTAVAIVVTSTGHVENKTVTLPEGVSASELETVVNLLNAKLVGVPLYKLRSRLYTEIGQEISQYVSHVQELMALVEGILADNSDHRQVYLSGATNMLAQPEFQDVDKIKTIWELLEETPALIKVVGSAPSGIQVRIGQENAHAAITNCSMITATYSVDGQTLGTVGILGPTRMEYAKVITLLNHLSGQMAVFMQQWYK
- the grpE gene encoding nucleotide exchange factor GrpE, which encodes MDRNEQMDSEAVEAADVEHMQEGEATSEAEGKAAEEAQEEPAELKEARAQAEELQQRLLRAQADFDNFRRRTMKEKEELAQYASSKLVTQLLPVLDNFERALAAAQTGSEEQSFVKGVDMIFRQFMQVLEQEGVKAMNAVGEPFNPEFHQAIMQVESEEHEEGIVVEEVQKGYMLKDRVLRPAMVKVSG
- a CDS encoding TCP-1/cpn60 chaperonin family protein translates to MTQGQGQVQETDERYATLLNNAHAVRALAAAVEGTLGPKGLDVMLVGANGDVVITNDGVTILEKMDVSHPAARLLIQVARAQQSEVGDGTTTATVLAGALVQEGVAQVTRGVPAAKVVTGMLEGIRVAADRLAERALRLGGWDDPKLHRAVHIAGREQSDIVRLVLEAGQAVGWDQLQNPAYRLAEQIVAHEKASNEWFHGVLLKQKPLQRDWLPERTACRVLILQDALEPDTLDEQLLTTEAGFQQYMAHRSAFMERLQRLHELGVGFLVLERGLHPEAEQFCLDHDMMVVQRVSREDIMRVCRLTGGKPLKRAALAKDAAVLEPLLGRTACVRYDERLERVRLYAPQTAPSSAGSPGSPEQAGMRSTQVTLIVGASTREVVGERARIAQDAAAALQAAIQSGVLPGGGTTELALSYMLERYRETVRGMEAFGVAAVAQALRKPMAQIVLNAGFNPLEKLEEARAAQTASASDAIGIDCDSGALLDYVEAGIVDPAAVKLHALRAAGEVAAAVLRIHTVIKMKPEA